The Bacillus sp. Bos-x628 genome segment CTTGTTTAGGGTGATGAAGGTCACCTTGGGTGGGATGAGTAAGGACTGCTTTTACTTGAACGAGAAAGGTCGATTGTTTCACTGCTGTCACTTCCCCAATGTATACACCTGTTTTGTAAAATCCTTTCACAATTTGTCCGATTTGAATGTCTGTCATGTGAAATTCCTCCATTTCCTTCTCATAGGAAGGTATTTCATTTTTTTTCGCCAATATAGTGAAGTAAACCATTAAAAGGGGGAATCGCGGATGATTACGTTCATCGCACTCTTTCTACTGTATTTTCCTGAAGATAAAAGGGAGTACATCCCTGCGGCGATCACAACGGTGCTTTTCTTTATTGCTGCATTTATTTGTTTTCGTCTCATCGTTCGTGCTTCTAAGAAGCAGGAGCAAAAGGATGAAAAATGGACAAAAAAAATGGATTGATCATTTTCTTCTTGTATCTTCAGGAAATTTTACTGTGACTGTTGTACCAGACTGTAAGGAGCTTTTGAAACGAATCGTTCCATGGTGGTTTTCGATAATTGAAAAAGTCACTGTCAGCCCAAGTCCAGTTCCTTTGTTTTTCAAGGTGTAATAAGGTTCGCCAAGCTTTTTCATTTGGTTTTCTGTCATCCCTACACCGTTATCTATGAAACAAAGGCATATTTTATGATTTTCTTTAGAAGCAAAGAGTTCAATTTTCCCTTCATGTTCTGGTGCTGCTTCAATGCCATTTTTGATTAAATTAATCAAGACTTGTTTCATCTTGGTTTCATCACCTTGGATATATAAGTCCGGTTCAATCGATTGATGAATGGTGACCGATTTAAAGTTGGCATATGATGTCATCAAGGATGCGCATTCTTCTAGCAATTGAGACAGATTCAAAGATTCAATTTGATAATAGTTTTGTTTGGCAATGTCAAGATAACTCGTAATAATGTCTTGCGCACGGTCTAATTCTGAAAGGACAAGGTTTTTATAATCTTTATTGGTCGATTGCTCTTTCGCATTTTCGCTTGAAAAAAGCAATTGAATAAATCCTCTAACGACCGTAAGCGGGTTGCGCACTTCATGGGCGACACTTGCAGCGAGTTCACTCACAATTGTCAGTTTCTCTGATTGGACGAGCTGTGTTCTCATTTGGGCGTTTTCTTTGATGAATTCAATTGTATATATACTGAGTACGAGAACGAAAATGTAGTAAAGAGTTGAGAAAAATAACTCAAGGAATTTTTGCTGCATAATAAATGCTGGACTATATTCCATTAAGCTGGCCACAAGCAACCCAATGTAAATAAATATGCCTTTGGATAGACCGATGAGCACACCATATATGAGCTTTTTCATCCTAGGATATTGCCACCATTTCCGGTAGAACAGAAAAGGAATGAAAAAGTACATCGGTACAACGATAAGTCCGATCCATAAGAAGGAGCCGTACATCACGAATTTTACGATTGAGCTGATCAATATCGCCACGATTCCAGCGGTATACCCACCGTATAAAATGGCAAGCACAAGAGGAATTGATTGAAGCCCAGTCTGCAAATCTAAAATCGAACCTACTGGATATATAATACAAAGCGCTGAAGAGATAGATGCAAATATTGTGATGAGCAGTTTATTCGTTTTCGGGAAATGAGCAGGGGTCCGGTTTAGCCATAGCACATGATATAAAAAGATTGGAAATAGAATAAAAGATACATGGAGCAAAAAATCCTTGAACATTTCCATTTAAATGCTCTCCTCGTAAATAATTGTAATTCCTCTCATTATATCATTTCATGTACAAAGTAGATATCATAAAAGGATGGTTTTTTCTTTAAAAAGAACACCCGCTAGGATGTTCTTATATTGTTCACAAAGAGGCTAAAATGATGTTTATTTTCACCCCTTTGTCATCTTTTCAACGTGGTTTGAAAACCCTTGAAGTCTAGAAACACCCGCGCTATTTGTGCGGAGCGAATGAAACATTCGTGATCACCAGCGCTCAAGATCAGACAACGATGAGCTAGAATGTTCTTTCTGTAGAATTGGTCTTATTTAGTTTAAAGGGTGAACGCTTGATGGAGTCGCTTCAGTCCTTCTTTTACAGTTGAAGCAGGACAACCGAGATTCATCCTAATAAAACCTTCCCCTTCATGTCCATACACATGCCCTAATTCTAATATGATCTTCCCCTTTTTTAATAAATTCCTTTTCAGTTCTGCCTGAGTGAATCCGTAATCACGTATATCCAGCCACAATAAATAAGAAGCATCTGGTTTCATATAACGCATATTTGGAAGATGTTCATCGACGTATTCCATCGCCATTTTTAAGTTGCTCTCAAGATAGAGAACAAGTGAATCGAGCCACTCATCTCCATGCCGATAGGCGGCTTCCATCGCTGGAATGGCAAATGCATTCAGTTTTGACAGCCCGTTACGCTGCAATTCATTGGTGAAAAGAGTTCTTCTTTCTTCATCAAAAATAATAATGGCAGATGCCTGCAATCCAGCTAAATTAAATGTTTTGCTCGGTGCAATACAAGTTATAGTTATTTTCGCAATTTC includes the following:
- a CDS encoding HAMP domain-containing sensor histidine kinase → MEMFKDFLLHVSFILFPIFLYHVLWLNRTPAHFPKTNKLLITIFASISSALCIIYPVGSILDLQTGLQSIPLVLAILYGGYTAGIVAILISSIVKFVMYGSFLWIGLIVVPMYFFIPFLFYRKWWQYPRMKKLIYGVLIGLSKGIFIYIGLLVASLMEYSPAFIMQQKFLELFFSTLYYIFVLVLSIYTIEFIKENAQMRTQLVQSEKLTIVSELAASVAHEVRNPLTVVRGFIQLLFSSENAKEQSTNKDYKNLVLSELDRAQDIITSYLDIAKQNYYQIESLNLSQLLEECASLMTSYANFKSVTIHQSIEPDLYIQGDETKMKQVLINLIKNGIEAAPEHEGKIELFASKENHKICLCFIDNGVGMTENQMKKLGEPYYTLKNKGTGLGLTVTFSIIENHHGTIRFKSSLQSGTTVTVKFPEDTRRK